A window from Heliangelus exortis chromosome 17, bHelExo1.hap1, whole genome shotgun sequence encodes these proteins:
- the C1QTNF8 gene encoding complement C1q tumor necrosis factor-related protein 8, which produces MRALLLLLLVSTGNTEKELPGPVQEPRRLSCVRCCGPSEQPSPIISSRYTRRSSAPAYSLPKVQPTIDITILKGDKGEMGERGYPGAVGKEGERGLRGFSGRKGQKGQPGPQGHSCKQLYAAFSVGRRKPLHSSDYFQHLTFDTEFVNLYKHFNMFSGKFFCYVAGIYYFSLNVHTWNFKETYLHLMKNEKEVGILYAQPSDRSIMQSQSLMLDLQEGEEVWVRMFKRERENAIYSEESDVYIIFNGHLIKPAVE; this is translated from the exons ATGAGggctctgcttctcctgctcttGGTGTCCACTGGGAACACAGAGAAGGAGCTGCCAGGACCCGTCCAGGAACCCCGGCGCCTCTCGTGTGTGAGATGCTGTGGGCCCTcagagcagcccagccccatcATCTCCTCACGATACACAAGGAGGAGCAGTGCCCCTGCCTATTCCCTGCCCAAAGTCCAGCCCACTATAGATATCACCATCCTCAAAG GTGACAAGGGTGAAATGGGAGAGAGAGGGTACCCTGGAGCAgttgggaaggaaggagaaagagggcTACGTGGCTTTAGTGGACGGAAGGGACAGAAAGGCCAGCCTGGCCCCCAAGGCCACTCCTGCAAGCAGCTCTATGCTGCCTTCTCAGTGGGGCGGAGAAAACCTCTTCATAGCTCCGACTACTTCCAGCACCTGACTTTTGACACCGAGTTTGTGAACCTCTACAAACACTTCAATATGTTCTCGGGGAAGTTCTTCTGCTACGTGGCAGGAATCTACTATTTCAGCCTCAACGTCCACACCTGGAACTTCAAGGAGACCTACCTGCACTtgatgaaaaatgagaaagaagtgGGAATCCTCTACGCCCAGCCCAGTGACCGGAGCATCATGCAGAGCCAGAGCCTGATGCTGGAcctgcaggaaggagaggaggtCTGGGTGAGGATGTtcaagagggagagagaaaatgcCATCTATAGTGAGGAGTCTGATGTTTACATCATCTTCAATGGCCACTTAATCAAGCCAGCTGTAGAGTAG